TCCGTTTTGGGCTATGCTGTCCAATacggtagccactggccacatgtgttcttgggcacttgaaatgtggctaatttGAGTTGAGATGTGCAGTGAGTGTGAAATACTCACTGGATTTCAAAAATTTAGCCcccaaaataatgtaaaatatctcattaatttttcATATTGATGATATGTTAAAATGGTAagatattttggatataattGAGTCAACTAAAATATATTCTTCAAATgaaatatacttttttcttttatataaaatttttattatttttaaattttatttttgtttttttcttccagttttattgagctataattgacatacagcactgtataaatttaagaggtacagcataatgatttgacttaacatacatcatgaaatgattgtcACAATAAGTCTAGTGAACAGCCATCATCCTGTAtggataaaaaattaaagaaatagaaaatttttccttgtgacgagaactcttaggatttaccccttaacaactttcatgtataacttacagcagtgttcattatatttatcatgttgtacattacatccctagtactaatttatcttataactggtttgtgccttttgactgccttcatccaatcccCCCTACCCAcacacccccacctctggtaactacaaatttgatttctttttctatgagcttgtttgtttgtttttgaagtatgatTGACCTACAtcactatgttagtttctggcaCACAACGTAGTGATTCGATatctctatacatttcaaaatgatcccTGCTCTAAGTCTAGTTacaatctgtcaccatacaaagatattacataattctTGACTATGTTCTTCACATTGTACATCTCGTAcctgtgattcatttattttgcaactggaactTTGTACCTCTTGATCTCCCACATCTATTAATTTCCTCCGCCACCCCTTCCCCTGGGCCCTCCAGTCCAGATCTCTTAGAGGGTCACCTGGCTGCCCTGGGAGGGCCTCTCTGGGATCTTGGGAGCGAGCAGAGCCCACCTTGTCTTGGGTACCCCAAATGTGCCCAGCATTGGCTCCAGGAAGCAATCTTGCCATGGATGAGGATTCAGGACCCAGTCCTGGGTCCCTTGAGGTTGGCCATCCCTATTGGATGTAATAGGGTCAAACCTTGCACTGTAATTATAAGAGAAGGAGGCCACTGtggttttaaaatagttttaaaattaaaaaaatggggcttccctggtggcgcagtggttaagaatccgcctgccaatgcaggggacacgggttcgagccctggtccgggaagatcccacatgctgcggagcaactaagcccatgagccacaactactgagcccgtgtgccacaaccaatgaagcccatgcacctggggcccgtgctccacaacaggagaagccaccgcaacgagaggcccacacactgcagtgaagagtggcccccactcgctgcaactagagaaagcccatgcgtagcaacgaagacccaaggcagccaaagataataaataaataaataaataaaattaaaaacaaaacaataaatgaattaagtGGAAGGATGTAAGGAATGAGGAATCTTGGCAGCCTtgggataattattttaaaatcagctccCATTTCTCAAGTCCTCTGCAGCGCCAGGACTGCGGTGCCACCATCCCTGGGAGGTGGCGGTGGGGTGCTAAGATCCCTGGCAGGGCCAGTAGTATTAAGCCTATTTGGTCACCACTCTGCTCAGTGCTCTGGCGTAGAGCAGGAGAGTTAGCAGACAGATCCAGCTTCAAATTTTGCTTGGCCATTTGCCTATTTAACCTCCCCCAGCCtcatcttcctcatctgtaacatgggggtGATGACAGTTCTTAGATCATAGGGAGAGAGTCAGACATCTGCCCCAGGCCCTTTACCTGCCGTCAGGGGCAGCATTACTAGCGTTACTTCCCTGCGGCCACCTGCCCCCAGGCTGAGCAAACACTGTCCTCCAGACGCTATCCTTTTCACCATCTCCTGAAACATGGAGAGAGAAAATGGCCCCCAGATTGGGCCAGGGGTGCCAGCCGGGCTGAAACTGTCTGGCCCTGTGCTGGAGCAGCACTTGATGAGGGGCCCTGCCCCTCCTGTGCCCCAACGCACTCTGGGGACAGGTTTGCCCTGAGCATGAGAATGGAAGGGGGGAGTCAACAGAGCAAGCCTCTCCCTTACCTGCCTCCCTGGTCTCGAAGCTAGAAGTCTCAGGCCTAATTCTACCCTCTCCTCATGGCCTCACCCAAAACCCAGAAGTATCCCATGACCCTGGAGTGCCCTTCTGGTATAGTGACTATGACAGGAGCTGTGGCCAAAGTGAGTAGACCGATGTGCCCCCAGCCCCGCTGGGACCTGCAGCTTGGCCTCCTTCCCAAGGATGTTCAGACACGCCACCGGCCCATCTTTCCAAAAGCCTCGACCCTGTGCCCCCTCAGCTATCACTTTCTTCCCCTTCACAACCACACGTATACATTTGCTGTCCCGGTTTCACTTCCCCTCACTCCTCAGCCCCCTCACTGTCCACCATCTGCCCCTGTCCTGGCTCGTGGGGCACAGTGTTGGCTGGGTCTCTAAACCTTCTGGACTTgggctgggactagggtgagTCCAGCGAGGCACTTTCGGTGCACATTTAAGGAGACACGCACTCTCAGCGTCATACAAGTGCAGGCTCGGGGCCTGAGGGTGtgtgcctccttaaattttgcaccctgAGAGATCACTtgcctcaccccagccccagccctgcctcagaCTCCTCAGCAGCCCCCAATGCCCCTTTCCAAACTCTCTCACCTAGGTATCTCGGACCCCACTCTGTGGCTTTCCCTCTCAGCAGCCCCTCCTCAGGGTTGTGCGCTGGTTCTGTGCTAGATCCTGGGTCCCTTCTCTCACTGagcaccctccccctccctcccctcggccTCACCCACCACCTTGAGTGAAGATGCTCCAAAGCAGCCCCCTCTACCCTCCACCTCTCTCCTCGGCTCAGACCCCAACACCCCAGCGCTTCCTAGCACTCCTCTCAGGGCCCCACAAACGCTGTGTGTCCATCCTGGTCTGCTGCTGCCCAGGCTTTCCTGTCCTCTCTCTCCGCCCAGGGACACACCCTGCACTCCCCTCCACCCTCACAGATAGCCAAATGCTACCTTTGGGCTCCACCTCCTAAATCGCTCTCATCCAgccccctgctccctgcctccACCACCCTGTATTCTTTCTCCTGGCCGCTGGCCACGACCTTCTCCTGCTGCCAGTCCTGCCTGCCCGCTCACACTCCACAGGGATCTCCCAGCCTTTGCACatctgcccctgcccctcctctaCTCCAGATCCTTCCTGACTCCCATTAGCCTTGGGAGAGAGTCCCAGGCCCTCCCCCAGGGCTCCAGCCCCACTCGTTCTTCTCTGTTCCACAAACACCCTGGGTTCTCACCTGGGAGCTGGCACACCTGCTCTTCCCTGAGCTCAAACATGCTgctcccttctctctgccttgGAATACTGGTTGGAATTTAATTTCTTCACCAGATGAAGACATCACAGTGTGAGCTCAGGGTGGGGGAAGTAGGTTCCCCCTTTTCTCTGCCTCCatggcccctgccctgccctctgtATCACCCTCACCTGTTCGGTGCCCATGGCCCTCTCAACATCCTGTGCTTGACTTATCACCATGGCCTCCCCGATGCCTGGAACAGCACTTGACAGAACACAGGCACTCAACGGGTATTTGtcgcatgaatgaatgaatttattaatCAGTGCATGGATGGATTGTCATGTAGGTGGCTTTGGTGGCTGGGTGGGGATGAAGGGAGATACTACATAAGCTGTAGCCAGTGCCTGCCTATGGCAGCAGGTGGCTGGAGGGAGAAGGCCATGTCACCTCCAGCAGGCTGGGTCCTGACTTTAATGGCCTGGCAGTGAGGTGCGTGCATGGCGGAGGCCTGCAGAAGAGGTAACACCGAGAGGGCAGCTCTGCCCACTTCTAATTATTGCTTGAGTCTTTCTGGCAACACCAGCTGCCTGCCCTGGAGAGTTTGGTCTCATCCATCACAGTGTGAGCTCAGGGTGGGGCTGCTGCCATTGCCAGTGGGGAAGACAAGAGGAGGTTCCCAGGGGCCTTTGGGTCTTGGAGAGCAGAGGCAGCGTTAGGCTCGGACCGTGCTCAGCTTCTGTCCTTCCTGTCCCCAGGGCAGCTGAAAGGTGTCCCCCGACTTGAGGGTCCCATCGAGAAGCCTCCAGGTGGCCAAGGAGCAAGCCAGCTGAAGTGGGGTCCACAGCAGCCCTAGGCAGGGAGCCTTGGATGGTTTGGTGTCTGCTGACATGGAAGCCCTTGGGAAGATGGTGCTTCAGTGGCCGGCTGGGCAGGTAGGCAGCTCAGGCCCTGAAGGAGGCCTTGACCACACGGCCCTTCAGTGGCTGTGGCGGCCGGAAGTTGTTCACCATGTGGATCCTCTCATCATCCTCTGCGGTGAAAAGCAGGCTCCGGAATTTCTCCATCTTAAGGCAGAAGAGATACTCAGGGCAGAATGGGGGCATTGTGGTCCTCTCTGATCCCAGACACGACATCTGGCATACCCTGCCCAGCCAGTTCTGCCCCTCTCTCCTCTTGCCCCTAGGGCTTGTCCCTACTTCTCCCCGCTCATTTCCTCTTTGGGAGCCCAACCTCAGTTACTTACTCACTAAAGATCCTCTGAACCTGGACCCTGCTCCACCTAGTTCCAGTTCCTGTCTAGCTAAGAATCATCAGCAAATGCAGCATTCAGATTCTAGCACGCTAGGGGTGGTCCCAGGATCCAGGGAGCTCCCCTTCTAGTCTGTGTCCAGGTCCTAATAACTAACAACCAAGCTGACTCCCACCCAAGAATCTAAACATTTATTAGCGAAAGACGGGAGCCTTGATGGTGGGACCACCGGCTGTGGGCTGCTGGTTGGGAGAGTCACACTGCCCGGGTGTGCCTGAGTGCCGCATCCTTCCATCTGGTACTCTGGGAGGACTCACCTGCCTCTCAGAGATGCTGATGGGCTCCCGGAGCACAATCCAGGTGACGCTCTCGCTCAGTGGGGGTGTTGTCAGGGAGCCGGGGTAGGTCCAGTAGTGCTGGCTGGCAGGCAGGAGGTACTTGGGGTTGAAGCAGCTGAACTGGGCCTTGGTGCCCTGGGGCAGGGTGAGGGACCCAGGAGTCAGCAAAGACCTCCCAACAGGATGAGACCAACACCCTCCCCACCCATTTCTGTCAATAGGATTTAGGCTTCTCCTTGGCCCACTGATGCAAATTGTGGCCAAATGTCTGTGATCCCAGAGGCTATTTTCCAGCCTGGCCAGCCCTCTCCAcccattcccttgtatgtaaaaGCTGTGGTTCCTAAAGCTCTTTGGGCACCATGTTCTCTCCCTTGCCTTCAACAGAACTTAATGGCGCTGCTGGTCAGAGTACCATTAATGTGACAGGCATCTTATCAATCCTATGCCCAACCAGACTTCACGCTGGGCATTCAGTGGGGCCATGGACCCTGATGACGAGGAGTCAGTTGCAGGGCACCACAGGTGCTGACCTGCACCCTTCACCTCTGCCAGGGTTTGCTGCCAGGATGGAGACGTGGATGGGCCCACTCCATGATCtggcctcttccttcctccccaccaggCTGCTGTGGATCAAGAGCATGGACCCCTGGTCTCACCTTAAACCGAACCATGTAGAGTGCATCTGTCAGACGGTTCATGCTGGGGTGCTCGTCCCCCGTCTGTCAGGGAGAAGTAGTGTGAGCCCAGATCTCACTGTGTTCTGGAACTAAGGGTGGTACCAGGCCTCCCACGGCCTTCTGGGCCCAGGTAACCCCCTCACCTCCAGGAAGACACCAACCACAGCCAGGCCATCGGGTGCTGAGGCCGCCTCCCCAAAGGTGCTGTACTTCTTGGCATTCCAATGAACCAGGTGCAGCTACAGGGGCAACGACAGGCCAGGCCAGTGCTTAGTGCCTCCCAGGGGCCATGGGAGCTCAGAGCCAGGCTTCCCTCACTCCCACCAGACTCCTGGCCCCTCTGCAGGAGGGGCGGGCCACAGATAGCATTTACCCTGTTCTGGGCCTGACCCTTTCCTGAGCCCCAAGGGACCAAAGAGATCAGGCCCTGCCCTCCGTGAACTGTGAAACAGATAATGACTATCCAGTGTGACACCTCCCTGAGGAAGTGAAGCCTGCAGCTGAGTCCAAAGAATAAGAAGGGGGTTACAGGATGGAACTCTTGGGGCaaggtattccaggcagagagaacagcagccTGGAGATAGGACAGAGCCAGCTGTGGGCAGGGGATTCATCACATGCAGGTCAGTATGGGAAGAGGTCAAGGGAGATGAGGCCAGGCAAGGCCAGTTCAtgcagggccttgaatgccaggcttAACCCTTGAAAGGTTGTTAGTAAGGCTGTGGTGGGACTGGATTTGGCCATCATAAAATTCCTTCTGGACACACAGATCGGGACAACAGTAGGCAGAGTTCAGGTGGAAGACCTGAACTTCAGGTGAAGGGCGTCTCTCCCAAAGGTCCCTGAGTGACCTCACTCTCTCCAGTGCCTCACACCAGGCACCTGTCAAGACCCTGACTCCCCAGTCCCCAACTCCTTCCCCAAGTGGTAAAGGGATTCAGGTAGAGGAGGGTCTTACTTCGCTGGGGAATGACTTGCCATCCACCGTGTGCTCTGAGCCCTCACTGTGCTTCTTGCCCCAGTGGAAATGGAGCTGCTTGAGCCGGTAGGGCCCATCCAGGGGGCCCCCAGTCACCACTGCGGGGAGAAGGGGGGTGTGTAGCAATTGCTGTGAGAGAGCCCACACCGCCTGCAGGCAGCAGTGCCAATATCAGGGCAGTGCTCAGGAGAGGGATAAACTTTTCATTTGCAACATTCCTTGTGCTAAGTGGACTTGGATCAGTCCCCGCCCAGTTCCCTATGCCCTTAGCTGGGCCAGGGCAGAAATCCTGGAGCCCTGTATGTGACAGAGGAGTCTGGTATAGAGtgggtatatctctccatctggatCCTCCCCACTGTTGCCCAGTTTCGAGTGGAAGCTGGGACTTTGCCTCTCACGCCCCGATTATCACTAACAATAGACCTCCCATGTCTGGAGGAGCCCTGACCCACAGCTGGGTCAGAAAGATTCTTTTCTTTAGTCCTCATAGTAGCTCATGAAAAACAAAacctattattatttctattttataaaggaggaactgagggcacagagagggcaaggcatttgcccaaggtcacacagcaaggcaCTGAGCTAGGATATAAGCCTGCATCTACTTCATATAAGTCCAGAGCCCAAAGCCCTAATCACCAGGCCGTGCTGCCTCCCCAGAACCTGGAGGCTCCCCAGGACCTGATGTCTGAGGCCAGCTCCTAAGGGTCCCCACTCTGATGGTCAGTCCCAGGTACCTCCAATGTCCCTCCTTCATGCCCTCTTTGGCAGGCCCCACTTATGCTGGTTTTGTGAATTTCCCACTCTGATACCTGGAGAGCTGGGGCCACTCACAAGGCCTCCTGGGACTGATTGAATTTCCAGCTGAAAGAGATCTGGCAGTGGAGGGAGCCCCAGCCAGGCCAGAATGTGAGCTCCTGGATCAGGTGACGGCCCTGGGCTCAGAGTTCCACTAGGCCCCTCCAGGACCGGTGACCAGGGCAGGGCCTTGCCCCCTGTGGGCCCTTCAAGGAGGAGGACCATGGGACAGCCCAGAGGCCCCTTCTTGCTGTCCTGCCTCATCTGAGGAGCAGGGCCTGTGCATGGCAATGCTGGGTGGTTGACTGAGCCTGGGGGTGATGGCTGTGGGCCAGGGCCCAGTCAGGCTGCTCCATCCTGGGGAGGCAGGAGTAGCCAGGCCTGCAGGCTGAGCTCCCTGATATGGGCTGGGAGGGCCCACTCTTCTGAGCATGACCCACCTGGGACTCCACAGTGCAGTCTCTTAGGGAGTGAACTGCCTCCCTAACCCTTGAGCTTGGCTCCCTTAGCCTCCTCTCTCCATCCTGACCATAGAACACACTGCCATTCACTGTGTACTTCCTATGTGTTCAGCAGTCTGCAGACATTAATCCCCACAGTGACCTAGAGGGGGACACATTGTTACCCCCTTGGCCAGACGtgggactgaggctcagaaaggtaggtatcctgcccaaggtcacacagctggggagTGGCAGAGACCCAACTGTCTCACTCCCAAGCCTACTTTCTTCCCACTGGTCCCCTACCCCTCAGGCCTGGGCATTCTGATAGGGGAGGGAACCCAAACCAGGCCGGAAAGTGAGCCCCTGGATCAGTGGTCCAGAGGAATGTTCCCTTGGGCCTTTCCCTGCCAAGAGTGGCCTTCACTGAGCTACTGATGTCTGAATTGAGCCCTCAGTGCCCTCTGAAGGCTGTTTAGAAGATCCAACCATTTGAAAACTGCTCCTTCATAAACTGTGATCTAAGGTCATCAGGAGCTCCATGTCCCTCCCCAAAGTTCTGGGTGGGAGGCTTTTCTTAGAATTCAGTACCAAGAATGCTGTGTCTCTCTTCTGAGGATCTGTTGGATTTCCTACCTTCTGCAACAAGAACTATAACTGatcctctttccctttttccctaGCCTACCAGGGAACTCAGAGTTAAGCAACTAAGATGATTCCTATCTggctttcctcctcttctctgccctttgattTTCTATTTGAAACTTAAGTTTCCCTGAGTGCTTTCATTGTGCGtatggggggttgggggaggcgaCAGAGGGGAAAAGTACCAGTCACTTCCTTACATAAGAAACTTTAGCAGGTTCCCTCCTTACCCCACTTCATCCCTCACAGGCCTGGTCATAAGGACAAAAATCCCTTTACTAAGGAGCACTCCCGAGGCTTCTGTCCAAGAATTTATCATGAAGGAACCCGAACTCTAATCCCAGGGCAAAGAGACCTTGGAAGGAGCTGCTACAAGTTCCCATTGGCCTCTCTTTGGCCCAGGATGGTTGGGATCTTGAGGCTGTAGGTGGGTTGGAGAAAAGACCTTTGGAGTGGGACCAGGCTGGTTCTGGCCCTCCCCAGCTCACTGAGTCTCTACTTGCCCATCTTAGAGGTAGGTTCttgagaagaataaaagaactgCCTGTGACCTTAGCAAGGGGTCTGGCAAGCAGAACATTTTAGCTCCGTTCTCTCTGCTGGGCTTGGCCAGATCACACAGAGAGGAGGGTTTGGCCTTAGGCCACACAGCAGCTCAGTGATGGGGCAGGGAGTGAAAACAAACCTGACCTAAAGCACTaactgaaagagaagaaagagaattagCATTTCTTGAGCATCTGCTATATGCCAGCACTACAAACATCacttcagtttttcatttctcctctctGTGACCCTAGGGAGGAAAATAGGGTCTTAATGCTCCCATCGTATTCatcaggagactgaggctcagccTAAGGCTTCACAGCTGGTGAGAAGTGGAGCCTTCCTTCCCTACCACAGCATGCTGCCCCTCCTGAGCCTGCCCAAAACAGGTTAGGATCCCAGGGGGAAGGGTACCAGGGTCCGGCAGGGCCACTTACCAGTTCGGTCATCACTGTCATTGAAGTCCACTTGGACAGAGTGGCCATTGTTGGCGATGCTGAGGGACATGCAGGACTCATAGGAAAGCTCTAGTGGCTTCAGGCTGGGCGAGTACACAGCCTGGCTGGATACAATATTGATTGGTGACTGGCGGTCTCCCTGGGCAATGGGATACAGCTTGTGCCAGTGTGAGGGGCCTGCAGATGGGGAGAGGGCAAGGACTCAGGCCAGCCTGAATCTCTGGGCTGCAGACTGAGGGCACCTGCAGGGGATGGTCTCCATGCTATCCTTTCAGAGATTAGCCCCTGCTTTGGAGCCATGAAGTCTGGAGctccaatcccagctctgtcacttcccCTCTCAGCCTCTATTTCCTTGTCTGCGAAATGGCCTCACTAAAACTCTCCACCCAGAGCTGATAGGAGGCCCAAAGAGGTAATGCATGGAAGGGAGCACAAAAAAGCTACAGGCTCAGGGGCAGTTTGGGGTAGTGGGTCCTCCCCAACAGGCAGTATTGCTTAGAGAGGTCCCCGGGCTCCCGAACTCCCTGACCTGACCCTACCAGGTATCTGGCCTCTTCCTGCACTTTGGCCAAGTTCGAGTTGGTGTTTGTGATAATGATAACAAAAGTTCACATCAACCTCGCTTTGGCTCTGTGACATGAATTTGCTCCTCATACCAGCCTCGTGAAGTAGAAACGAGCatgatccccatttcacagatgaaggaactgcGGGCCACTCGCACATGTGCGCGCACACACTTGGGCACTGGTATAAATACACAGTGTGTGCATGCATTGCCCCCAGCTGCCCTCCCCAGGCATGTGCAGGTCCGGAGAGATTTTCACATGCGCACACATATATGCACAGTGACCTGAGCTCACTGCACCCAGAGCCGTCAGGCCCAGTAACACATGTGTACAAACACATAGCCCTGCCAACTACCTCTgatacacacatatgcaccctCACACACAGCCATTCCCTGTTGCAAACCCCGGTCTGCACTAAGAGACTACAGCAAAACACATGctcgtgcacacgcacacacacctgcaTGCACACCCACGAGCACCCGCCACCTGCCTCCCAGAGACTCCATCTGCAGCCGAGAGGCTCGGCATCTCCCCGGGGAACATCCTGAGATGCAGCCTATTTTTAGAGCTATTGCCGGCTGGTGCTTCTCCCCGTTTTTGGCTTCTTAAGTTTTCCTGAGAAAACAGCAGCAGGTGCTGACAAAGCTGTGTCCCCAGTGGATGACTCAGAATCGTGGCCCAGACCCACTGGGTTATTTTTGAAGTCCTGTGAGCATGCTGCATGCCGGCACCTCCATCCTCTGTCTTTCCTTCCCTAATTGCACCTAGACTGGATGGCCCAGGACTGGGCGAGGGGCAGCAGCTTCAGGGTGGCCAGCTATGGGGCAGGCCTATTGGGATACTGGACACAgtgctggtgggcaggaccagcaAGAAGGCTGGAGTCAGGGGGAAGCACCCTGAAGCTGGTTGGGAGCAGGTGCTCTGGGGGAAGAGGATCTTCTACGGGTCGTGTCAACCTGccccttctctgcctctctctacATCTCTGCTGATCTCTGTTGCCTTTTTCTGAAAGTCTCTTTCTAGCTTTTGCGTGTCCAGATTTGGGGTTCTCCCCTCCAAAATATTCTCCTGTGTGCTTGGGGTCCCAGAGGGGCCAGAGACACCACAGCACCTCCCTAACTCTTTCTGGCCCATTGTAACCTCCAAACCCCCAGACTTTGTAGCCTAGGACCCCCGCCCACCCTCACAGAGTGCCTGTCTCTCCTCAGATGAGTGGGAACGGGGGTGCTCCTCCCACCAgcacttccccttctccccactcccacctgccTTGCCTGGGTTTCGTCTTGGCAGCCTGGATCTTGGCTCCTCATTGTTCCTCTCAGGAAAAGCAAGAAACCCTTATCCCACACCCCGACCCCAGTTTGGTAAGAAATAGCCCCAAAGGAACTGACTTGCCCCAGTCCCACACTCAAGCCTTCTGGCTCTCACCGtctgcctcttctcccttcctctgcatCTTAAGAAAGCTGAGTTAGGACCGAGGAGCTATTCTCCCGGTCAGAGCAGGAGGCTGCTGTGGGCCACGGGCTCCCATGCCTCACACCTGGACCTGCTCAAACACCCTGCCCGAGGCAGACACCCAGACACGTCCGTGAGCCCCCAGATGCTCCCTTCCTTCACATACCTGCCGACTCGAAAGCTCGGGCGCTTCGACGGGGAAACTCCGCGCAGGACACCGCGCCCTTGCCCACGGGGAGCCCAGCTCGCCGGAGGTCCCGGCACACACGCGTGCGCGCTCCCCGCACAGACACCGCGCACAGCGCTCCGCCGGGACCGCCCCCCGCTGCCCTGGGCTACCTTCACCCGCTGCGCACTCCGACGATAAGTGAGTGTCCCGGCCCGGGTCAGAGCGAGCGGGGCCGTCAGGGACTGCGCGGAGGAGGCGGCTGGACGCGCTCGGCCGCGGGGTGGCTCGCTGGCGGCGGGGCCGGCCGGGGTGCAGCGCGGACTTTGCGCCAGGTGCGGGGGGAGCCAGGGCTCGGGCCGGGCGGGTGGGCCGGGTTCTGGGGGACGGATGGGAGAGGGATCCCGGTCCGCCTAGAGGATAGGGGGCTTGAGGGTCCCGCAAACCCGGCTGGGCGCGAGGGTCAGGAGCGAGTCCCAGCGGGTGGGGGCCGGCCGGGGTCTGCGCCTACCGTCGTTGTGGCCGTAGCCCCAGCCGTGGTGGCCGGTCATGCTGTTGCAGTCCCCGCAGCCGTGCACCTGCCTGCTCGGCTCAGTTCTGCTCGCTCGGACTGCGGCTCCGGCCCCGCTCGCTGCCGCGGAGCAGCCTCTTAAAGCGGCGGCAGGCAGGAGGAGCAGTTCCCAGGcgacccgccccccacccccccagcaggGCGAGAGGGGCCGGCCCTGCCTCGCCCTCGCCCACCCGCCCTCAGGCCAGTTGAGCCCCGAGTTGAGGTGCGAGatgcgggggtgggtggggggcggTCAAGGGGACCTAaaccccagccccatccccaccctggccctggccggagcactctccctccttccctccagcacGTGTACAGGCTCTGGGGCAGGAGAAACGGCCAATGCTGAGGGCGGCCTCTGTTTCTCCACGTCCTGTCTATTCCCCAGGCTTGTCACTGGGCAGTAAATCCCGCCACCGGAGACCTGGGCTCTGGGCCCTGAGTCCTCTTGGACTGGGACCCTTTTAAACTGCAGATTGCACTGACCCTCAGGTGTCCAGAACTGGAGCTTCCCCTGTTTGCCAGACACTGGCAGGTTCTGGGCCAAGCTTTGGGTCCTTCCTGTCATCTAACCCTCTCAGCTTCCCTACAACAATGGGTGGTCCTTCCATTAGCCCTATTTCACAGAacaggagactgaggcccagagaggtgaagtgacttgcccgaggtcatCTAGCCAGAGAGTGAAGGATTTACTCTTAGTTTGTCTCACTCCTAGGCTCTTGTGCTCTTTACTACTTCCCCTTGGTTCTGGGGGCAAAGGGGTCCTGTGGTTGTGGGGATCTGGGAGCCCTGGGCTAGGAGGAGGCCTCAGGCAGAACCAGAGCCTCACAGGGGGAGTGGGGAGTTTGGGCTTTAACCACTGGGCATTAAGACAGACAGACCCACAGACACCAGCTGGCTTTCCCATGGAACTAAGTCTGAGGCCTTGCCTCcaccctctccttctcttcctggct
This region of Balaenoptera acutorostrata chromosome 19, mBalAcu1.1, whole genome shotgun sequence genomic DNA includes:
- the CA7 gene encoding carbonic anhydrase 7 isoform X2, translated to MTGHHGWGYGHNDGPSHWHKLYPIAQGDRQSPINIVSSQAVYSPSLKPLELSYESCMSLSIANNGHSVQVDFNDSDDRTVVTGGPLDGPYRLKQLHFHWGKKHSEGSEHTVDGKSFPSELHLVHWNAKKYSTFGEAASAPDGLAVVGVFLEGTKAQFSCFNPKYLLPASQHYWTYPGSLTTPPLSESVTWIVLREPISISERQMEKFRSLLFTAEDDERIHMVNNFRPPQPLKGRVVKASFRA
- the CA7 gene encoding carbonic anhydrase 7 isoform X1, yielding MTGHHGWGYGHNDGPSHWHKLYPIAQGDRQSPINIVSSQAVYSPSLKPLELSYESCMSLSIANNGHSVQVDFNDSDDRTVVTGGPLDGPYRLKQLHFHWGKKHSEGSEHTVDGKSFPSELHLVHWNAKKYSTFGEAASAPDGLAVVGVFLETGDEHPSMNRLTDALYMVRFKGTKAQFSCFNPKYLLPASQHYWTYPGSLTTPPLSESVTWIVLREPISISERQMEKFRSLLFTAEDDERIHMVNNFRPPQPLKGRVVKASFRA
- the CA7 gene encoding carbonic anhydrase 7 isoform X3, with product MSLSIANNGHSVQVDFNDSDDRTVVTGGPLDGPYRLKQLHFHWGKKHSEGSEHTVDGKSFPSELHLVHWNAKKYSTFGEAASAPDGLAVVGVFLETGDEHPSMNRLTDALYMVRFKGTKAQFSCFNPKYLLPASQHYWTYPGSLTTPPLSESVTWIVLREPISISERQMEKFRSLLFTAEDDERIHMVNNFRPPQPLKGRVVKASFRA